One Streptomyces umbrinus genomic window, CGTCCGCCCGCCCATCAGCCGGTGCGCCTCGGACGCCTCCTCCAGCGGGAACTCCGCGGTCACCGGCAGGGACACGACCCCCTCCGCCACGGCCGCGAACGCCTTCTCCGTCAGCTCCCGCAGAGCGCCCGGCGCTGTCTGGGCCAGGGTCAGGATGGAGAAGCCGGAGACCGACAGGCCGGTCGGGTACAGCTCCGGCTGCCCGACCCGCCACGGCTCGGCCGAGCTCGCGTTGCCGAACGACACCAGGCGCCCGAAGACGGCCAGGGAGGCGAGGGACGCCCTGAAGGTCTCGCCGCCGACCGGGTCCAGGGCCAGGTCGACGCCCCGCCCGCCCGTCGCCGCACGCACCTCGTCCACGAACCCCGCGGAGCCCGTGGAGTTCGAGGACGGGGTGACGAACACGTCGTCGTAGCCGTGGTCCAGCGCGTACTTCGCCTTCGCCGCGCCCGACACCACTCCGAAGACGCCGGAGGCTCCCGCCGCCTTCGCCAACTGCCCCACCACAGTGCCGACTCCGCCCGCCGCGCCCTGCACGAGAACCGTCTCGCCAGGCTGCAGCCGGCCCACCGCGTGCACGAGGGCGTACGCGGTCGGCAGGACCGTGGGCAGCGTGGCGGCCGTACGGAGGTCCACGCCCGACGGCAACGGGAAGACGGTCGTCGCGTCGGCCACCACCACGTCCGCGTACGCGCCGCCGTTCGTGAGGGCCGCCACCTGCCGGCCGACCTCGACACCCGACACGCCCTCGCCGAGCGCCCGGACCCGGCCGGAGACCTCAAGGCCGGGGACGAACGGCAGTGACGGCACGCGGTAGCCCTCGCCCCGCGCCTTGAGGTCCGCGAAGTTCACCCCGGTGTACGCCACGTCCACGCTCACCTGGCCGGGGCCCGGCTCGGGTACCTCCGTCTCCACCGTCCTGAGGACCTCGGGGCCGCCGTACTCCTGGACCTGAACCGCGCGCATGCCACACTCCCCCGTCGACTGTTCAATGAAAAGCGAACACTCCGGAGTGTATGGTTTTCGTCGAACACTCGGCAAGGCGGAAACGCCCGTGCTCAAGGGAAGGCGGACATGGTGGAGCGCGTCAGTCACCGGGCGGCCCCCGAG contains:
- a CDS encoding quinone oxidoreductase family protein, coding for MRAVQVQEYGGPEVLRTVETEVPEPGPGQVSVDVAYTGVNFADLKARGEGYRVPSLPFVPGLEVSGRVRALGEGVSGVEVGRQVAALTNGGAYADVVVADATTVFPLPSGVDLRTAATLPTVLPTAYALVHAVGRLQPGETVLVQGAAGGVGTVVGQLAKAAGASGVFGVVSGAAKAKYALDHGYDDVFVTPSSNSTGSAGFVDEVRAATGGRGVDLALDPVGGETFRASLASLAVFGRLVSFGNASSAEPWRVGQPELYPTGLSVSGFSILTLAQTAPGALRELTEKAFAAVAEGVVSLPVTAEFPLEEASEAHRLMGGRTSTGKLLLRVA